Proteins encoded within one genomic window of Bremerella alba:
- a CDS encoding HDOD domain-containing protein produces MAFPKATDVTGGSSITTGVPKTLGHAQQPFDEAGLVAQMVSRAQQLYSLPTVAMDVLKLTADEHATVVQIKQCIQRDPAMTLKILKVVNSPLFGLSGQVSDLNQALALLGIKPLKLLVLGFSLPKAMLQGIEAEVLAQYWQFALTKAVAAREIARLQRKNFGDDAFIAGLLSEIGALVMLQDLGDAYANFANKVLQEEADLSEMEWETLGFDHNILGCRLLQSWNLPETLVQVIREGSPSSGIDFGKLSGQSATLRLAHNLAEVLAHHRLNLMPKFLDQLKSTTSHDADTVEHLVVDIQEKLYQMAGVLSVSLPDGTDYCEVVAEAYVQLAQLAESVAAPLALGDHSPQEQVIQSPEVQRLIDTTKSLAENNGVPPLAEKQSRAATPAEEVPVDPILADASMLIEIASSMQRCRGHRCEFSISLLKINQFDEFLVVAGIEEVDVWRQLVAAIVDRLSDGLGRVLPCGEMGLAVLLEDHDRHQTVTLTRQILDLVTSWSQRRECHQGMELALCGGVASVCVPPKSLPPQEIFQAARRCLLAASQGGGNAIKSIEVL; encoded by the coding sequence TTGGCTTTCCCAAAGGCAACTGACGTGACAGGCGGTTCTTCCATAACGACCGGCGTACCTAAGACACTTGGTCACGCTCAGCAGCCTTTTGATGAAGCGGGGCTGGTGGCTCAGATGGTTTCCCGAGCCCAGCAGCTCTATTCTCTGCCGACCGTCGCCATGGATGTCCTCAAGCTTACTGCCGACGAACATGCCACGGTCGTCCAAATTAAGCAGTGCATTCAACGCGATCCGGCCATGACCCTCAAAATCTTGAAGGTCGTCAATAGTCCGCTGTTTGGGCTTTCAGGTCAGGTATCAGACCTCAACCAGGCGCTTGCTTTATTAGGGATTAAGCCGCTGAAGTTGCTGGTCCTCGGCTTCAGCCTACCAAAGGCCATGCTGCAGGGAATCGAGGCCGAAGTCTTGGCGCAATACTGGCAGTTTGCGTTGACCAAGGCCGTTGCTGCTCGTGAGATTGCCCGATTGCAGCGGAAGAACTTCGGCGACGATGCGTTCATTGCCGGGCTCCTTTCCGAAATCGGAGCGTTGGTCATGCTGCAGGACCTGGGCGATGCCTATGCGAACTTCGCCAACAAGGTGCTGCAGGAAGAGGCCGACCTCTCGGAGATGGAATGGGAGACGCTCGGTTTCGATCACAACATTCTCGGCTGTCGGCTACTGCAAAGCTGGAACTTGCCAGAGACATTGGTCCAAGTGATTCGGGAAGGGAGCCCTTCCTCTGGGATCGATTTCGGCAAACTTAGCGGGCAATCGGCGACACTCCGACTAGCACACAACCTGGCCGAAGTACTCGCGCACCATCGACTCAACTTGATGCCGAAGTTTCTCGATCAGCTGAAGTCGACCACCAGCCACGATGCCGATACGGTCGAGCACCTGGTGGTCGATATCCAGGAAAAACTGTATCAAATGGCCGGCGTCCTGTCGGTGTCTCTACCAGACGGAACGGACTACTGCGAAGTGGTTGCCGAGGCTTACGTTCAGTTGGCTCAATTGGCCGAGTCGGTCGCCGCGCCGCTGGCCTTAGGAGATCACTCGCCGCAAGAGCAGGTAATTCAGTCTCCCGAAGTGCAGCGACTGATCGACACCACAAAAAGTCTGGCTGAAAATAATGGCGTTCCTCCTCTCGCGGAGAAGCAGAGTCGTGCAGCAACGCCTGCCGAAGAAGTGCCGGTCGATCCGATTTTGGCCGATGCGAGTATGCTGATCGAAATCGCCTCGTCGATGCAGCGCTGTCGAGGGCATCGCTGCGAGTTTTCGATCTCGCTCTTGAAAATCAATCAATTCGACGAATTTCTCGTGGTGGCCGGTATCGAAGAAGTCGATGTCTGGCGGCAATTGGTCGCGGCCATTGTCGACCGCTTGAGTGATGGTTTGGGGCGTGTGCTGCCTTGCGGCGAGATGGGGCTGGCCGTGCTTCTGGAAGATCACGATCGGCATCAAACGGTCACGTTGACCCGGCAAATCCTTGATCTGGTGACCTCCTGGTCGCAGCGGCGCGAGTGCCACCAAGGGATGGAATTGGCGCTCTGTGGAGGTGTGGCATCCGTCTGTGTGCCTCCGAAGAGTCTACCGCCGCAAGAGATCTTTCAAGCGGCCCGACGCTGCCTGTTGGCGGCCTCGCAGGGGGGCGGCAACGCCATCAAAAGCATCGAAGTCCTGTAG
- a CDS encoding DUF1559 domain-containing protein yields MPSQANISRCDLRRGFTLVELLVVIAIIGILIGLLLPAVQRAREAARRTQCVNQLKQIGLAWHNHTDTYNAFPTGGYAQHVFATYKDGRPGQLDKQAAGWAFQILPFMEHDTVHNGKPGGTDFESSKFAMSVPIPEYFCPSRRSPTSEPAKLIPMCISSDGTNGNTFDQVPRAQIDYAGGNQEGTGILARNFTGTCGDTSSGVGPRKNLYRFSSVTDGTSNTLMVAEKCVNLNTMGQGSQEGDIYGYTSGWDGTPASDPGITHETVRRTDLEPWPDIIATNPLNGANRFGSSHAGGLNALLVDGSVRFIPYTIEQDLFRKLGDKGDGEVVSFQ; encoded by the coding sequence ATGCCATCGCAAGCGAACATTTCAAGATGCGACCTCCGCCGAGGGTTCACGCTAGTCGAACTTCTGGTCGTGATCGCGATTATCGGAATCTTGATTGGGTTGCTCCTGCCTGCGGTTCAGCGTGCTCGTGAAGCGGCTCGGCGCACGCAGTGCGTCAACCAGCTCAAACAAATCGGCCTGGCCTGGCATAACCATACCGACACCTACAACGCATTTCCGACCGGTGGGTATGCTCAGCACGTGTTTGCGACCTATAAGGATGGTCGCCCCGGTCAGCTCGACAAACAGGCCGCCGGTTGGGCCTTTCAGATTCTGCCGTTCATGGAACACGACACCGTCCATAACGGGAAGCCGGGCGGAACCGATTTCGAATCGTCGAAGTTCGCCATGAGCGTTCCAATCCCGGAGTACTTCTGCCCGAGTCGTCGCTCGCCCACTTCCGAGCCTGCCAAGCTGATCCCCATGTGTATTAGTTCCGATGGCACCAACGGAAACACGTTCGATCAGGTCCCTCGAGCTCAAATCGATTACGCTGGTGGCAACCAAGAAGGGACCGGCATACTGGCCAGGAACTTCACCGGCACTTGCGGCGACACCTCGAGCGGAGTCGGGCCTCGTAAGAACCTCTACCGCTTTTCCTCTGTGACCGACGGGACCAGCAACACGTTGATGGTGGCCGAGAAATGCGTGAACCTCAATACGATGGGACAAGGCTCGCAAGAGGGTGACATCTATGGCTACACATCGGGCTGGGATGGAACGCCGGCAAGTGACCCCGGCATCACGCACGAAACGGTCCGCCGAACCGACCTGGAACCGTGGCCTGATATCATCGCCACCAACCCACTCAATGGAGCCAACCGCTTCGGCAGTTCGCACGCCGGCGGTCTGAATGCCCTATTAGTAGACGGCAGCGTCCGTTTCATCCCCTACACGATCGAGCAAGACCTTTTCCGCAAGCTAGGGGACAAAGGGGATGGGGAAGTGGTAAGCTTTCAGTAA
- a CDS encoding type II toxin-antitoxin system death-on-curing family toxin produces the protein MQRYGGDPGIRDIGLLQSAIAMPQAMFAGHHLHSTIYEMASAYLFHICAHHPFIDGNKRTSAMTAIIFLDLNGVEVTASQPDLVDFVLGVA, from the coding sequence ATTCAACGCTATGGTGGCGATCCCGGAATTCGTGATATTGGCCTGCTGCAGTCGGCAATCGCAATGCCTCAAGCAATGTTCGCCGGGCATCATCTCCACTCGACAATTTATGAAATGGCGTCAGCGTACCTATTTCATATTTGTGCACACCACCCCTTCATAGATGGCAACAAACGCACTTCGGCTATGACCGCGATTATCTTTCTAGATCTAAACGGCGTCGAAGTCACCGCTTCGCAACCGGATTTAGTAGACTTTGTATTAGGTGTCGCCTAA
- a CDS encoding LL-diaminopimelate aminotransferase: MSDPYFQKLFAERIGGENYGKGTAIYKFEKIKRAKRKALADYPDRQLIDFGIGENDEMAPESVRQVMGEEINKPENRGYADNGVAEFKQAVADYMQRMFGVKLDPATEVNHCIGSKTALAMLPACFINPGDVCLMTVPGYPVAGTHSAYYGGAVYKLPLLAENDFFPDLDGIPAEVKEKAKLLVINYPNSPTGKIATKEFYEKVVQFAKENNLVVVQDAAHTVLTFEGEPLSFLSVPGAKDVGVEVHSLSKGFDMIGWRIGWVCGNPLLVQAFSDVKDNCDSGQFIAVQKAAAAALANEEIPQQTKAKYERRLKKLVDMLNRCGFQCEMPGGTYFLYTKSPVGVEGGASFANAEEASQYLITEKSICTVPWDDAGSFLRFSVTYVAADEAAEDALMEETEKRLKQISLKFD; encoded by the coding sequence ATGAGCGATCCCTATTTCCAGAAGCTGTTTGCTGAACGTATCGGTGGCGAAAACTACGGTAAGGGAACCGCGATCTATAAGTTCGAGAAGATCAAGCGGGCCAAACGCAAGGCACTTGCCGATTACCCCGATCGTCAGCTGATCGACTTCGGGATCGGCGAAAACGACGAAATGGCCCCGGAATCGGTTCGCCAGGTGATGGGCGAAGAGATCAACAAGCCAGAGAACCGCGGCTATGCCGACAACGGCGTGGCTGAATTCAAGCAGGCTGTGGCCGACTACATGCAGCGGATGTTCGGTGTGAAGCTCGACCCGGCGACCGAAGTGAACCACTGCATCGGCTCGAAGACGGCCTTGGCCATGCTGCCGGCCTGTTTCATCAACCCAGGCGATGTCTGCCTGATGACGGTGCCTGGCTACCCTGTCGCCGGAACGCATTCAGCCTATTATGGCGGTGCTGTTTACAAGCTTCCGCTCTTGGCTGAAAACGATTTCTTCCCCGATCTCGACGGCATTCCAGCCGAAGTGAAGGAGAAGGCCAAGCTGCTGGTGATCAACTATCCCAACAGCCCGACCGGAAAGATCGCGACCAAAGAGTTCTACGAAAAGGTCGTGCAGTTCGCCAAAGAAAACAACCTGGTCGTCGTGCAAGACGCGGCCCACACCGTGCTGACCTTTGAAGGGGAACCCCTTAGTTTCCTCAGCGTGCCAGGTGCCAAGGACGTGGGCGTGGAAGTCCATTCGCTGTCCAAGGGCTTCGACATGATCGGCTGGCGAATCGGTTGGGTTTGCGGCAACCCTCTGTTGGTTCAGGCCTTCAGCGACGTGAAAGACAACTGCGACAGCGGGCAATTCATCGCCGTTCAAAAAGCAGCCGCCGCGGCCTTGGCCAATGAAGAGATCCCCCAGCAAACCAAGGCCAAGTACGAGCGACGTTTGAAGAAACTGGTCGACATGCTCAACCGCTGCGGTTTCCAATGCGAAATGCCTGGCGGGACCTACTTCCTGTATACAAAGAGCCCTGTCGGAGTCGAAGGGGGCGCAAGCTTCGCTAACGCCGAAGAGGCCTCGCAGTATCTGATCACCGAGAAGTCAATCTGCACGGTGCCCTGGGACGACGCCGGTTCGTTCCTGCGTTTCTCGGTGACGTACGTCGCGGCCGATGAAGCTGCCGAAGACGCACTGATGGAAGAGACCGAAAAGCGTTTGAAGCAGATCTCGTTGAAGTTCGACTAG
- a CDS encoding glycosyltransferase codes for MQKLMLIIPTLDRSGAEKQLTMLAKGLPRDQFEVSVCCLTRGGPYSEELTAAGIPVTVIGKKLKIDPAAYWRLKKHIQEVKPDIVHTWLFAANSYGRKAAQAAGVRHVLCGERCVDPWKITHEHLIDRYLDRKTDKIVVNSSGIVDFYVKQGRDKNKFVVIPNGIDLIDGPPQTSKEDLWQQLRLPADAKMMLSVGRLWPQKRMKDLIWATEILKRIREDAFLVIVGDGPQRERLERYTQQVTIDDKVRIAGPRDDVADLMRHATLFMLASGYEGQSNALMEAMAIGLPVAVSDIPGNRDLVTHDENGYLVGLGQRTEYSRFANFLLEDEALRTRFSEAGRTSIEQQFSVQQMIDRHAALYQSLS; via the coding sequence ATGCAGAAACTGATGCTCATCATCCCGACGCTTGATCGTTCGGGAGCCGAGAAACAACTGACGATGTTGGCCAAGGGCTTGCCGCGCGATCAGTTCGAGGTTTCGGTCTGTTGCTTGACCCGGGGTGGTCCCTACAGCGAAGAGCTAACCGCGGCCGGTATCCCGGTGACGGTGATCGGCAAAAAGTTGAAGATCGATCCAGCGGCCTATTGGCGACTCAAGAAGCACATTCAAGAGGTAAAGCCAGACATCGTTCATACGTGGCTTTTCGCGGCCAATAGCTACGGTCGCAAAGCGGCCCAGGCAGCCGGAGTGCGTCACGTTTTGTGCGGAGAACGCTGCGTCGATCCTTGGAAGATCACGCACGAACACCTCATCGATCGCTACCTCGATCGCAAGACCGACAAGATCGTGGTCAACAGTTCAGGCATCGTCGACTTCTACGTGAAGCAGGGACGCGACAAGAATAAGTTCGTCGTCATTCCAAACGGCATCGACCTGATCGACGGCCCTCCGCAGACGAGCAAGGAAGACCTCTGGCAGCAGTTGCGATTGCCTGCGGATGCCAAGATGATGCTCAGCGTCGGGCGTCTTTGGCCGCAAAAGCGGATGAAGGATCTGATCTGGGCGACGGAAATTTTGAAGCGTATCCGCGAGGATGCGTTTCTGGTGATCGTAGGCGACGGGCCCCAGCGCGAGCGGCTCGAACGCTATACGCAGCAGGTCACCATCGACGACAAGGTGCGTATCGCCGGACCGCGAGACGATGTGGCCGATCTGATGCGACACGCGACGTTGTTTATGTTGGCCAGTGGCTATGAAGGTCAGTCGAACGCGTTGATGGAGGCCATGGCCATCGGGCTGCCGGTCGCTGTCAGCGATATACCCGGCAACCGCGATTTAGTGACCCACGACGAGAATGGGTACCTGGTCGGGCTGGGGCAGCGGACCGAGTATTCCCGTTTTGCCAATTTTCTGCTGGAAGACGAAGCCCTGAGAACCCGTTTCTCGGAGGCAGGGCGAACGTCGATCGAGCAGCAGTTCAGCGTTCAGCAGATGATCGACCGGCATGCAGCGCTTTACCAGAGTTTGTCGTAA
- a CDS encoding alpha/beta hydrolase-fold protein → MTDQPTYGSWQEIDLDGHPCQQFQPQQTNEHGYVGIYLHGVHLGKLHHSAAFVEQLEKFGLPVVAPVTQRSWWTDRICEEFDPQRSAQTYLLESVLPYIEESYGAKTPKVALFGTSMGGQGSLRFAYKFPDIFPVVAGVSPAIDYQNRMREDDQDNLWQMYDNAEQARQDTTTLHIHPLNWPRNQFFCCCPEDTSWWESSDRLRMKLQSLGVPHTCDLETKGGGHGFKYYSLMAPKVVQFLWDSLEKERRRVV, encoded by the coding sequence ATGACCGATCAACCCACTTACGGCAGCTGGCAAGAGATCGACCTTGATGGCCATCCGTGCCAACAGTTTCAGCCGCAGCAGACGAACGAGCATGGCTATGTTGGCATCTATCTGCATGGCGTGCACTTGGGCAAGCTGCATCACAGTGCGGCGTTCGTCGAGCAGCTGGAAAAGTTTGGCTTGCCGGTGGTTGCCCCGGTGACGCAGCGCAGCTGGTGGACCGATCGGATCTGCGAAGAATTCGATCCTCAGCGGTCGGCTCAAACCTATCTGCTGGAAAGTGTGCTGCCGTATATTGAAGAGAGTTACGGCGCGAAAACGCCGAAGGTGGCCTTGTTCGGGACGAGCATGGGGGGGCAGGGTTCGCTGCGGTTTGCGTACAAATTTCCCGATATCTTCCCGGTTGTCGCCGGCGTGAGTCCCGCGATCGACTATCAGAATCGGATGCGGGAAGACGACCAAGACAACCTCTGGCAGATGTACGACAATGCCGAACAGGCCCGGCAAGACACGACGACCCTGCACATTCACCCGCTGAACTGGCCACGCAATCAATTCTTTTGCTGCTGCCCAGAGGATACCTCTTGGTGGGAAAGCTCGGATCGATTACGAATGAAGCTACAGTCTTTAGGTGTGCCACACACGTGCGACTTAGAGACCAAGGGTGGGGGACACGGTTTTAAGTACTACAGCCTGATGGCCCCCAAGGTGGTTCAATTCCTCTGGGATTCATTGGAAAAAGAACGACGCCGGGTTGTTTAG
- a CDS encoding DUF4190 domain-containing protein gives MKPHRGVLILVLGILGIVACCFCGPVAWYMGSQDLVEIDAGRMDPEGRQMTQIGMILGIVGMVLGVLAILIPVVVILLTGGFAIAVN, from the coding sequence ATGAAGCCACATCGCGGTGTGCTCATCTTGGTCTTGGGAATTCTTGGTATAGTCGCATGCTGCTTCTGCGGCCCGGTGGCCTGGTACATGGGCTCGCAAGATTTGGTGGAAATCGATGCTGGCCGGATGGATCCCGAAGGGCGTCAAATGACACAAATCGGTATGATTCTCGGCATCGTCGGCATGGTCCTGGGAGTCCTCGCAATCCTCATCCCGGTTGTGGTCATCCTCCTGACTGGCGGCTTTGCCATCGCGGTAAACTAG
- a CDS encoding metallophosphoesterase — translation MYDIIGDIHGHADALTALLKELGYSQRDGVYGHPQRRVVFLGDFVDRGPKIRETLEIVRGMVETDAALTVMGNHELNAMAFHTPHPDRAGEYLRPHTAKNEKQHSQTLAQLNESQLSDALAWFRRLPMWLELDGLRAVHACWDDAAIGQIESQLQQAGGLTDEVLTSACVPGHSLFPSVEVILKGREMQLPEGFSFQDKDGHARTKTRTRWFSNAQGHTFGSYAMTDPLACDVPLSDTICAASRPYGATEKPVFLGHYWLKETTPKRLAKNVACVDYSVAKGGFLCAYRWDGEQELRDENFVFVK, via the coding sequence ATGTACGACATTATCGGAGACATCCACGGCCACGCCGATGCGCTTACGGCACTGCTGAAAGAGTTGGGCTATTCGCAGCGCGACGGCGTGTACGGCCACCCGCAGCGACGCGTGGTGTTTCTCGGAGACTTCGTCGATCGCGGGCCGAAGATTCGCGAGACGCTGGAAATCGTGCGCGGCATGGTCGAGACCGACGCGGCCCTCACGGTGATGGGCAATCACGAACTCAATGCGATGGCGTTTCATACGCCACACCCTGATCGGGCCGGTGAGTATTTACGACCTCATACGGCCAAGAACGAAAAGCAGCATTCGCAAACGTTAGCCCAGTTGAACGAGTCCCAGTTGAGCGATGCCTTGGCATGGTTTCGCAGGTTGCCGATGTGGCTCGAGCTCGACGGCCTAAGGGCCGTGCATGCGTGTTGGGATGATGCGGCGATCGGTCAGATTGAAAGCCAGTTGCAACAAGCGGGCGGTCTCACCGACGAGGTACTTACGTCGGCCTGCGTGCCAGGGCATTCGCTTTTCCCTTCGGTCGAAGTGATCCTCAAGGGAAGAGAGATGCAGCTGCCGGAAGGCTTTAGCTTTCAAGATAAGGATGGGCATGCCCGAACGAAAACTCGCACGCGTTGGTTTTCGAATGCCCAGGGGCATACCTTTGGCAGCTACGCGATGACCGATCCGTTGGCCTGCGATGTTCCCCTGAGCGACACCATTTGCGCGGCATCTCGGCCCTACGGCGCGACCGAGAAGCCGGTATTTCTCGGCCACTACTGGCTGAAAGAAACCACGCCCAAGCGGTTAGCCAAGAACGTGGCATGTGTGGACTACAGCGTGGCCAAAGGAGGCTTCCTGTGCGCCTATCGTTGGGATGGCGAACAAGAGCTGCGCGACGAAAATTTCGTCTTCGTCAAGTGA